A single Cyclopterus lumpus isolate fCycLum1 chromosome 1, fCycLum1.pri, whole genome shotgun sequence DNA region contains:
- the fbxo8 gene encoding F-box only protein 8 isoform X2, translating to MGQALWRLPPRQQQQLQEELADRLADRGGGRRQEQGRDEGPQKRAPPPCYGPDIYHLLRTRMGGKEHHGFIDLEMLPHELGVTILSYLNATDLCLAGCVWQDLGNDEYLWQGLCKSTWGHCSIYNRRLPAGFSYRRLYLQLDEGCLTFNANAQEGISYFMSKGILVDHPTELAKFIFYTRRLHWKMLRIYLDERRDVLDELVTLHNFSNQFLPNALRDFFRHIHAPEERGEYLETLITKFSHRFCTCNPGLVRELGLSPDAVYVLCYSLILLSIDLTSPHVKNKMSKREFIRNTRRAAHNVSDDFVGHLYDNIYLIGHVAA from the exons ATGGGTCAAGCACTGTGGAGGCTGCCTCCcagacaacagcagcagcttcaggaAGAGCTTGCAGACCGACTTgctgacagaggaggaggaagacgacaaGAGCAAG gGAGAGATGAAGGTCCCCAGAAAAGAGCTCCTCCGCCATGTTATGGCCCCGACATCTATCATCTGCTGAGAACACGCATGGGAG GTAAGGAACACCATGGCTTTATAGATTTAGAGATGTTGCCACACGAATTAGGCGTCACCATCCTGTCGTACCTGAATGCCACGGACCTGTGCTTGGCTGGCTGTGTGTGGCAGGACCTGGGAAACGATGAATATCTATGGCAGGG ACTGTGTAAGTCCACATGGGGACACTGCTCCATCTACAACAGAAGGCTACCTGCTGGTTTCTCATACAGAAGACTCTACTTACAACTAGATGAAGGCTGCCTGACATTCAATGCTAACGCACAGGAG ggcatCAGTTATTTCATGTCTAAAGGTATACTGGTGGATCATCCAACAGAGCTGGCTAAGTTCATTTTCTACACCAGACGGCTCCACTGGAAGATGCTGAGGATTTACTTGGATGAGAG GCGGGACGTCCTGGACGAGTTGGTGACCCTCCATAACTTTAGCAACCAGTTCCTCCCCAACGCTCTGCGGGACTTCTTCAGACACATTCACGcaccagaggagagaggagagtatCTAGAGACCCTCATCACCAAGTTCAGCCACAGGTTTTGTACCTGTAACCCTGGCCTTGTCCGAGAGTTGGGCCTCAGTCCTG ATGCGGTGTATGTGCTGTGCTACAGTCTGATCCTGCTCTCCATCGACCTGACCAGCCCCCacgtcaaaaacaaaatgtccaaGAGGGAGTTTATCAGGAACACTCGCCGAGCGGCACATAACGTCTCGGATGACTTTGTAGGCCACCTCTATGACAATATTTACCTGATTGGCCACGTGGCCGCGTAG
- the fbxo8 gene encoding F-box only protein 8 isoform X1 yields MFNVFNTMGQALWRLPPRQQQQLQEELADRLADRGGGRRQEQGRDEGPQKRAPPPCYGPDIYHLLRTRMGGKEHHGFIDLEMLPHELGVTILSYLNATDLCLAGCVWQDLGNDEYLWQGLCKSTWGHCSIYNRRLPAGFSYRRLYLQLDEGCLTFNANAQEGISYFMSKGILVDHPTELAKFIFYTRRLHWKMLRIYLDERRDVLDELVTLHNFSNQFLPNALRDFFRHIHAPEERGEYLETLITKFSHRFCTCNPGLVRELGLSPDAVYVLCYSLILLSIDLTSPHVKNKMSKREFIRNTRRAAHNVSDDFVGHLYDNIYLIGHVAA; encoded by the exons ATGTTCAATGTCTTTAACACG ATGGGTCAAGCACTGTGGAGGCTGCCTCCcagacaacagcagcagcttcaggaAGAGCTTGCAGACCGACTTgctgacagaggaggaggaagacgacaaGAGCAAG gGAGAGATGAAGGTCCCCAGAAAAGAGCTCCTCCGCCATGTTATGGCCCCGACATCTATCATCTGCTGAGAACACGCATGGGAG GTAAGGAACACCATGGCTTTATAGATTTAGAGATGTTGCCACACGAATTAGGCGTCACCATCCTGTCGTACCTGAATGCCACGGACCTGTGCTTGGCTGGCTGTGTGTGGCAGGACCTGGGAAACGATGAATATCTATGGCAGGG ACTGTGTAAGTCCACATGGGGACACTGCTCCATCTACAACAGAAGGCTACCTGCTGGTTTCTCATACAGAAGACTCTACTTACAACTAGATGAAGGCTGCCTGACATTCAATGCTAACGCACAGGAG ggcatCAGTTATTTCATGTCTAAAGGTATACTGGTGGATCATCCAACAGAGCTGGCTAAGTTCATTTTCTACACCAGACGGCTCCACTGGAAGATGCTGAGGATTTACTTGGATGAGAG GCGGGACGTCCTGGACGAGTTGGTGACCCTCCATAACTTTAGCAACCAGTTCCTCCCCAACGCTCTGCGGGACTTCTTCAGACACATTCACGcaccagaggagagaggagagtatCTAGAGACCCTCATCACCAAGTTCAGCCACAGGTTTTGTACCTGTAACCCTGGCCTTGTCCGAGAGTTGGGCCTCAGTCCTG ATGCGGTGTATGTGCTGTGCTACAGTCTGATCCTGCTCTCCATCGACCTGACCAGCCCCCacgtcaaaaacaaaatgtccaaGAGGGAGTTTATCAGGAACACTCGCCGAGCGGCACATAACGTCTCGGATGACTTTGTAGGCCACCTCTATGACAATATTTACCTGATTGGCCACGTGGCCGCGTAG